A segment of the bacterium genome:
CCGGCGGAGCGGGCGAAGGTGCTCGCGGCGATCGACGCATGGCTCGATCGCTGGCTGGCGGGGTGAGCCGGCCGCACGCGCCCGGGCGCGGCCGGAGGGATCGCACCGCGCGCCCTGCGCCATGTGCGGGGCGAACGCGCGCGGTACTTCCGGCCCGCCATGCGTCTCCGGCCGTTCCGAGCCTCGAGGCGGCGTACGCGCGTTGCGTCGTCCAGTGCGGCCATCCGCCCATCTCGCCGTGCGCCACCTGGTGTACGACCCGGCGCCGCCCGAGGCCGCCGCGGGCTCACTCGAGGGTGCAGGACGGCGGCGCGAGCGCGTCACCGTCCCAGACCGGCGCCGCGTAGAGCGCGACCTGCCCACCCGGCTCGTCGGCGTCGCGCGCAGCGGGACACGCGACCGCCGCCGTCGCCTCGCCCTCGACGAGAACGTTCGCCAGCGCCTGCCGGTACGCGCAGTCGACGCCCGTGCCGAGCACGGCGCTCGTCTCGCAGGCGCGCACCACCTGCGGCGCTGCGCCCGCCGGCAGCGTGCAGCGCAACGTTGCCGGCTGGCCCGCCGTGCAGGCGATGCTCGGCCCGGCGGTGAAGCCGCAGTCGCGCCGCGGGCCGAGCTGGCCGCGCGTGCAGGCGCCCGTCACCTGGGCGCCGACCCGCGGCAGCGTCGCCGGTACCTCGGCGTAGTTGTTCGCCTGCCAGGCCGGATCGAAGTCGCACGCGAAGCGGTCGACGGGTTTGCCGTCGGCGGTGACGAACTCGGTCGGCACGAAGGCCGGATTGCCGTGCTCGTCGAGGATGGGGCGGCCCTCGCAGAGGAACTGGTCGGGGTTGGCGTCGAACGAGAGCATGGCGGTCTGTGGGCCGGCGCTGGTGTCGACGTCGGTGACGTCGATCCACTGGCACTCGATGCCGGCGATGTAGTCGTCGCCCCAGCCGGCCGAGATGCCCTGGTAGTTGCAGTCGGCGTAGGGCGAGACGAGCGACGTGCTCTCGTTGTTGGAGTAGCGCTGCGTCGTCTGCAGGCAGAAGGCGCGCTTGTCGCCGGTCGTCCCTGCGAAGAGGAAGTCGCCGTAGTGCGAGAAGTGGTAGTGCCCGTGGCAGGCGCTGAACTCGAAGATGTTGTGCTGCTCGTTGGCCGGGTTCAGCCCCTCGAGGAAGAAGTCGACGGCGCCGATGTGCACGGCCGCGCCGCCGGTGTTGCGCACGCTGGCGGTGAACTTGAGGAGCCGCCGCCAGCCCGTGCCCTTCACGCAGCCCTCGGCGACGGCGCACGAGTCGGCGGGGATGTAGCGGTACTCGAGGCGGTGATCGAAGAGGCCCTCGCGCACGACGGCGAGGTCGCCGGTGGGCGCGGTCACCTCGCCGACGCGGTAGCGGTCGGCGACCGCCGGGTCCCAGCGCAGGCGCGTGAAGCGCAGGGCCACCGGCACGCGGCCGACGTGGCGCTTCAGCGCCTTGCGGCACGACTCCTTCGGCAGCGGCGGCGTCAGGTGGCAGGAGAGGGCGCCCGGCTTCTCGACCGTGCACTGGTCGTCGAAGAACGCGCGCGCGTTCTCCTCGTCGACGCTGTTCGGCGGAAACTCGGCCTCGTCCATGCAGGCGAAGCCGGTGCGCTGGAGCAGCAGCTCGGGATCGGCCGGCAGCTGGAACTTCTCGTGCCACGAGCCGCCCGCGCGGCGCAGCTTCGGTTCGGACAGCGCCGGCGACGCCGGATCGCTCAGCAGCACCGTTTCGAGGCGATACGGCGCGAGGACCATGTCGTGCCCCTGGAGGCGGGCGCGCTTCGGCGGCTCGGTGGTCACCGTCCAGGCCTCGGCGGGCGGCAGCGGCAGCTGCCGACGGCCGGTCCGCGCCGGGTAGTAGAAGGAGCGGTAGACGAGCCGATACGTCGTCGTCTCGAGCTGCATCCGTGCCCGCGCCTCCCAGAACGCCGGCGGCGCGGCCAGCAGCGCCGCGGCGACGCGGTCGCGCATCGCCGGCGGGATCTCGTCGAGCAGCACGCCGACCCGGGCGCGCGTCGTGATGCGCACGAGCGCGCCCGGATCGGCGGCCGCCCGCCCTGCCCAGAGCGCGACCGCGACGGCCAACACCACCCCGGCCCGGCATGCGCCGGGCCGCTCCCGCCTGTACGACGCGCCACCCATGCGGGTGGCCGTCGCAAGGTTCGTTCCGTCGTGGATCGCCGGGCGGCCGGGCCTGCGTCGCGCGCCGACGTCCCCGCTGCTGCCTCGGTGTGCAGCGCGAAGCGGGCGCGGCACTCAGCCGAGACGCCGCACCGGCCGGCCGCTCGCCGCCCAGGCGCGGAAGCCGCCGACGAGATCCGTCGCCCGCATGAGCCCGAGGTCGTGCAGCCCGGCCGCGGCGAGGCTCGAGGCGTATCCCTCGGTGCAGACGAGGACGATGTCCTGCGCCGGGCCGGTCGCCTCCGGGATGCGGTTCGGGCTCGCGGGGTCGAGACGCCACTCGAGCACGTTACGGCCGATCGCGATCGCGCCGGGGATCTCGCCCTCGCGCCGGCGCTCGTCGAGCGGGCGGAGGTCGACGACGAGGCCGCCGCGCGCCATCACGGCTTCGGCGGTGGCGACGTCGGCGCGGGCGAGGCGGGCACGGGCAGCTTCGAGGATCTCGGCGATCGTGGCCATCACGCCACCTCCAGGGCGGGCCGCTCGGGTCCGCGGGCCGGCTCGCTGTGCAGGCGAACGAGACCGGGCTCACGATGCGCGTAGAAGGTCATGGCGGTGAGGGGTGGGGAGTAGACGTGCAGGCTCGCCGCCGGCGTCGCCCGCTCGTTGTGGACGTCGTGCACGTGGCCGGGGCCGAGGGCCTGCACGCTGCCGGTCGCCCAGCGCCGGCGACGGAGCGGCTCGGCCGGCACGGCGAGGTCGCTCCACAGCTCGGTGAGCTCGCCCTCGAGGACGGCGGCGACGGCCGACGAGCCGCCGTGGTCGTGCAGCTCGAGGCCCTGCCGGCGGGTCCAGGTGATGAGCCAGGCCTCGACGTCGGCGGTGCGGTAGAGGCGGATGAACCAGCGTTGGTCGGCGTCGTAGCGCACGAGCGGCTTCCACAGGGCCGTGCGCCGGACGATGGCGTTCGCCACCGCCCGCAGGCTGGCGGCGCCGAGGCCGGCGCGCCGGGCGCCGGGGCGGTGGAGGGTCGTCGGTTCGGAGGTCATCGGAGGAATCCCTTTCGCGTGCTGCGAGGGGTGGCTCCGGGCCTCGAGACGGCACGGCCCACCAGCCTCGCGAGGGTGGTGGGCCGTCTGATGGAGCGCCGCCGCGGCTATCGGACGAGTCGTCCGAGCGCGGACGGGCAGGGGCCCGACCACCGCGACGGACGACACGGACGCGCGTGCAGCTCCACGATCACGGCGGCGACCGTACGGGCCGGTCCCCAGGCTGTCAACGCAAAAATCTCGACGCCGGGAGCGTGCCGTGCGCCTCGCGAGCGGGCCGGACCGCATTGCGCTACGCGACATGCCCTGTTAGACCCGACGTTCGCCATGAAGGAAGGCATTCATCCCAAGTACGAGGTGGCGCGGATCGTCTGCGCCTGCGGCAATGTCGTCGAGACCCGCTCAACGGTCGAGAACATCCACGTCGACATCTGCTCGGCGTGCCATCCCTTCTTCACCGGCAAGCAGAAGCTCATCGACACCGCCGGCCGCGTCGAGCGGTTCAACCGCAAGTACGGCAAGAAGAGCCCGACGTCTCCGGCCCAGCCCGCCGAGAGCTGAGCGACCTGCATCCGGGGCGGCCCGGCTCCCCGGGAGCCGGCGGCTCGGGACGGGAGGCGCCTGAATGCTCGAGCGGCTGGCGGAGCTGGAGCGGCGCTTCGAGGAGCTCGAGCGCCTCGTCGTCGACCCCGAGGTCATTCAGAACCGCCGTGAATACGCGACGTTGTCGCGTGAGCGCGCGCAGCTCGAGGAGACCGTGGTGGCCTGGCGGGAGCGCCAGCGCCTCGACCGCGAGCTGGCCGAGCACCGCGAGCTGCAGAGCGACCCGGACCCCGACGTCCGCGACCTCGCCCGCGCCGAGCTCCCCGCCCTGGAGGAGCGTCTCGTCGCCCTCGACGAGCGCCTGAAGCTCCTCCTCCTCCCCCGCGATCCCAACGACGTCCGCAACACGGTCCTCGAGATCCGGGCCGGGACGGGGGGCGACGAAGCGGCCCTGTTCGCAGCCGACCTCTTCCGCATGTACACCCGCTATGCGGAAGGGAAAGGCTGGCGCGTGGAGGTGCTCACCTCGAGCCCGACCGGGCTCGGCGGCTTCAAGGAGGTCATCGCCCTGGTGAACGGGGAGGGGGCCTGGAGCCGCCTCAAGTTCGAGGGCGGCGTGCACCGCGTCCAGCGGGTGCCGGCCACCGAGACCCAGGGCCGCATCCACACCTCGGCCGTGACCGTCGCCGTCCTCCCCGAGGCCGACGAGGTCGAGGTCGACATGCCGGAGAAGGACCTTCGCGTCGACGTCTTCCGCTCCTCGGGGCCCGGCGGCCAGAGCGTCAACACGACCGACTCGGCGGTGCGCATCACGCACCTCCCGACCGGGCTCGTGGTCTCGTGCCAGGACGAGAAGTCGCAGCACAAGAACAAGGCGAAGGCGCTCAAGATCCTCGCCGCGCGGCTGCTCGAGCGGGCGCGAGCCGAGCAGCAGTCGCAGATCGCCGCCAACCGCAAGGCGATGGTCGGCAGCGGCGACCGCTCGGAGAAGATCCGCACCTACAACTTCCCGCAGAACCGCGTGACCGACCACCGCGTGAACCTGACCCTGCACCAGCTCGACCGCGTGATGGACGGCGAGGTCGATCCGCTGATCGACGCGCTCGCGACGCGGGCGCAGGCCGAAGCGCTGGAGGCGGCGTCGTGATGTCCAGGGTTGCCGCGAACGACGCGCCCAGCGTCGCCGCCGTGCTCGCGGACGCGATCGCGCGCTGCGAGGCGGCGGGCGTGCCCGAGCCGCGCGCCGACGCCGAAGTGCTGCTCGCGCACGCGCTCGGCACGTCGCGCGCGGGGCTCGTGCTGGCGGCGCGCGGGTCGATGCCCGCCGACGCGGCGGCGCGCTTCGCGCCGCTGCTCGCGCGCCGCGGCGCGAGCC
Coding sequences within it:
- a CDS encoding cysteine dioxygenase family protein, encoding MTSEPTTLHRPGARRAGLGAASLRAVANAIVRRTALWKPLVRYDADQRWFIRLYRTADVEAWLITWTRRQGLELHDHGGSSAVAAVLEGELTELWSDLAVPAEPLRRRRWATGSVQALGPGHVHDVHNERATPAASLHVYSPPLTAMTFYAHREPGLVRLHSEPARGPERPALEVA
- the rpmE gene encoding 50S ribosomal protein L31 produces the protein MKEGIHPKYEVARIVCACGNVVETRSTVENIHVDICSACHPFFTGKQKLIDTAGRVERFNRKYGKKSPTSPAQPAES
- the prfA gene encoding peptide chain release factor 1, with the translated sequence MLERLAELERRFEELERLVVDPEVIQNRREYATLSRERAQLEETVVAWRERQRLDRELAEHRELQSDPDPDVRDLARAELPALEERLVALDERLKLLLLPRDPNDVRNTVLEIRAGTGGDEAALFAADLFRMYTRYAEGKGWRVEVLTSSPTGLGGFKEVIALVNGEGAWSRLKFEGGVHRVQRVPATETQGRIHTSAVTVAVLPEADEVEVDMPEKDLRVDVFRSSGPGGQSVNTTDSAVRITHLPTGLVVSCQDEKSQHKNKAKALKILAARLLERARAEQQSQIAANRKAMVGSGDRSEKIRTYNFPQNRVTDHRVNLTLHQLDRVMDGEVDPLIDALATRAQAEALEAAS